The following nucleotide sequence is from Nitratidesulfovibrio termitidis HI1.
GTCTGTTTCCGGGGGCTTGCGTGCCATTCTGTCAGGATAGACATATATAGCTGATAACGTGAAGAAAAAGGCCTTCCCATATCCTCGCGGTGTGGTATGCAGGAGATGTCGGGCGTCAGCTTTTGCGAGGCGGCATGCCGTTTCCCGCCTGCGCCCGGCGCGCACCTTTTGCGCGCAACCCGCATCCTTTTCAGGAGGCACGCCATGAAAATGAACCGACGCAGCTTCATCAAGCTCGCTGCATCGGGCGCCGTGGTCACCGCATTCGGCGGGCTGGGCATCAGTCTTGCCCCGGTTGCGGTACACGCCGAAGGGCTGGCCATCGACAAGGCCACCCTGACCACTTCCGTCTGCTGCTATTGTGCCGTGGGCTGTGGTCTGCTGGTCTGGACCGACCCCGCCACCGGGCGCACCATCAACATCGAAGGCAATCCGGACCACCCCACCAACGAAGGCACCCTGTGTCCCAAGGGGTCGTCCATCTGGCAGACCACGGAGCAGAGCCAGCGCATCACCAAGGTGCTGTACCGCGCCCCCGGCAGCGACAAGTGGGAGGAAAAGTCGTGGGACTGGGCGTTGCCGCGCATCGCCCGCAAGATCAAGGACACCCGCGACGCCTCGTTCGAGGCCGTCAATGACAAGGGCCAGCCGGTCAACCGCACCCGCGCCATCGCCTCCGTCGGGTCCGCCGCCATCGACAACGAGGAGGGCTGGCTGCTGCAGGCCATGCACCGCTCCCTCGGCCTGGTGTATCTGGAGAGCCACGCCCGCATCTGACACAGTTCCACTGTGGGGGCTCTGGCAGAGTCCTACGGACGCGGCGCGATGACGAATCACTGGATCGACCTCAAGAACAGCGACGTGTTGCTGATCATGGGCAGCAACGCGGCGGAAAACCATCCCATCTCGTTCAAGTGGGTAACCCGCGCCCAGCAGCGCGGGGCAACGCTGATCCACGTGGACCCGCGCTTCACGCGCACCTCGGCCAAGGCAGACCTGTACGCGCCCATCCGTTCGGGCACGGACCTGGTGTTCTTTGGCGGGCTGATCAGGCACATTCTCGACAACGAGCTGTATTTCAAGCAGTACGTGGTGGACTACACCAACGCCGCGTACCTTGTGGGGCCGGACTACGAGTTCAAGGACGGCCTGTTCTCCGGCTTCAACCCGCAGACGGCCAGTTACGACCGCAAGAAGTGGGCCTTCGTCACCGACGACAAGGGCGTCAGCCTGAAGGATCCCACCCTGAAGGACCCGCGCTGCGTGTTGCAGGTCATGCGTCGTCACTATGCCCGCTACGACCTGAAGACCGTGGTGAACGTCACCGGCATGCCGGAAGACAAGGTGCTGGCGGTGTGGAATGCCTTTGCGTCCACCGGCAAGCCCGACAAGGCGGGCACCATCCTGTACGCCATGGGTCAGTGCCAGCACACCGTGGGCGTGCAGAACATCCGCGCCCTGTCCATGATCCAGATGCTGCTCGGCAACATCGGCATCGCGGGCGGCGGGGTGAATGCGCTGCGCGGCGAATCCAACGTGCAGGGCACCACCGACATCGCCCTCTTGTGCGACAACCTGCCCGGCTACCTGCCCATTCCCCGCGCCATCTGGGCCGATTACGACGCCTACGTGAAGGCGGGCACCCCGGTCACGGCCGATCCGCAAAGCGCCAACTGGTGGTCCAACCTGGACAAGTACGCGGCATCCCTGCTGAAGGCCATGTACCCCACGGCGGACCACAAGGAAGCGTACACCTGGCTGCCCAAGATCGACGACACCAAGGTGGTGGAATACTCCTGGCTGTCGCTGTTCGAGCGCATGTACAACGGCGGCTTCAAGGGCGCGTTCGTGTGGGGGCAAAACCCCTGCGCGGGCGGGGCCAACGCGGGCAAGAACCGCAAGGGTCTGACCAACCTGGACTGGATGGTGGTGGTCAACCTGTTCGAGAACGAGACCTCGCTGTTCTGGAAGGGCCCGGGCGTCAACCCCAAGGACGTGAAGACCGAGGTGTTCTTTCTGCCCGCGTGCATGAGCGTGGAAAAGGACGGCTCCGTGGCCAACTCCGGCCGCTGGCTGCAGTGGCGTGAAAAGAGCGCGAAGTTCATGGGCGATTCCATGAGCGACGGCGACATCGTCATCCGGCTGTTCGAGGAAGTGCGCAAGCTGTACAAGGCAGAGGGCGGCAAGCACCCGCAACCCATCCTGAACCTGGATACCGCGTACCTGAAGGATGGCGTGTACGACGCCAGCGCGCTGGCCAAACGGCTCAACGGCACCTTCATGAAGGACGTGACCGTCGCGGGCAAGGAGTGGAAGGCAGGCCAACAGGTGCCCGGCTTTGCCGCGTTGCAGGCCGACGGCTCCACCGCGTGCGGCTGCTGGTTGTTCTCCGGCAGCTACACCGAACAGGGCAACATGATGGCCCGGCACGACCGCACCCAGACCCCGGAACAGGCGGCCATCGGCCTGTTCCCCAACTGGTCGTATTCCTGGCCCGCCAACCGGCGCATCCTGTACAACCGCGCCGGGGTGGACCAGACGGGCAAGCCCTTCGACCCCAAGCGCGCGGTCATCGCCTGGACCGGCGAAAAGTGGGTGGGCGACGTGCCCGACGGCGGGTGGAAACCCGGCGAGAAGCTGCCGTTCATCATGATCCGCGAAGGGCGCGGCCAACTGTTCGGTCCGGGGCGCGTGGACGGTCCCCTGCCGGAACATTACGAACCCTTCGAAAGCCCGCTGGCGGGCAACCCCCTGTCGCCGCAACGGGTCAACCCCACGGCCCTGCACTTCGCGCACGAGGAAAAGGCCGTGCGCGACCCGCGCTTCCCCTATGTGTGCACCACCTATCGGGTGACCGAGCAGTGGCAGTCCGGCACCATGACCCGCAAGACCGCATGGCTGAAGGAAATGCAGCCCGACGGTTTCTGCGAGATGAGCCGTGAACTGGCGGCAGAACTGGGCGTGAAGAACGGCGAGCAGGTGGTGCTGGAATCGGTGCGCGGCAAGGTGCAGGTGGTGGCCATCGTCACCCCGCGCCTGAAGCCGTTCACCGTCATGGGCGAAACGGTGCATCAGGTGGGCATTCCCTGGCAGTTCGGCTGGGGCCAGAAGAAGAACGCCACGTTCGACTCGGCCAACCTGCTGTCGCCTTCGGTGGGTGATCCCAATACCGGGATACCTGAAACGAAGGTATTCATGGTCAACGTGCGCAAGGCACAGCCCGGAAAGCAAGGGTAGGTGAGTCATGAGCGAGAACAAGGGCAAGACCTTCTTCATCGACCAGACCCGCTGCACCGCTTGCCGTGGCTGTCAGGCCGCGTGCAAGCAGTGGAAGAAGCTGGCCGCCGACGAAACGGTGAACACCGGCAGCTACCAGAACCCGCCGGACCTCAACGGGCACACCTTCAAGCTGGTGCGCTTCAACGAGGTGGAAGTGGACGGAAAGCTGAAGTGGGTGTTCTTTCCCGAACAGTGCCGCCACTGCCTGGAACCCCCGTGCAAGATGATGGCCGATGCCTTCATCCCCGATGCCATCATCCAGGACGAGGCAACCGGCGCGGTGATCTACACGGAAAAGACGAAGGATCTGGACTACCAGACCATCCGCGAGGCTTGCCCCTACGACATCCCCCGCAAGGAGGAGTCCACGGGCCTGCTCACCAAGTGCAACATGTGCATCGACAGGGTGCGCGCGGGCATGCTGCCCGCCTGCGTGAAGACCTGCCCCACGTTCACCATGCACTTCGGCGACCGCGACGAGATGCTGGCCATTGCCCGCGCGCGGCTGGCCGAGGTGCAGAAGACATCCCCGGCGGCCCTGCTGGCCGATTCCGACCTGGTCCGGGTGCTGTACCTGTGCGAAGTGCACCCCAGCCACTACCACCATCACATGGTGGCCGACGCGGGGAGCGGACCGGACCGTATCGGTCCGTTCAGCCGCCGGACGCTGCTGGCCATGCGGCCCTTGCGCATGGGGTAGGGGCATGGCCTAAACGCGGTGGCTTTCGCTGCTTTCGGCAAATACAGGCAAAACATACGGGCCGCCCGCGCGATGCGGGCGGCCCGTTGCATTTCGCCATGCCGGAATGCCGCGCCAGCGGCGTTTGCGCTGTGCGGGCAATCGCTACGCCGCGTAAGCGGCAAGAAAGACGGTGACGGCAGCCTCCACGGCGTTTCGGGCCTCTGCGTCACTCACCTCGGTCTTCACGCAGAGCATCACCGGCATCTGCACGGTGGACTGACACAGGGCCAGAAAATGCTCGGCGGCCACCTCGGCATCGGGGATGCGCAGCACGCCCAGCGCGTCCGCGCGGGTGAGGTACGCCGCCAGCAGTCGCCTGCCGCGCAGAAGGCATGTTTCATAAAAGATGCGTCCGATCTCCGGAAAGCGCGGTGCCTCGTGGTACAGCAGGCGCAACACGGCCTGCGGCTCCTGGTCGGTGATCAGGTTGATGTACCGTGTGCCCAGCAGGCGCAGCACTTCGCCCAGATCGTCGGCGTGGGGGGGCAGGTCGAACACGGCGGCGCCGCGCACGCGCACCCGGTCTTCCATGTAGGCTTCGAACAGGGCTTCCTTGCTGCCGAAATAGGCGTACAAGGTGCCCTTTGAGCCGCCAAGGGCACTTGCAATGCGCGACATGGACGTGCCCTGGTAGCCGTGTTCGAGAAACAGCGGTCCGGCGATTTCGAGAATTTCGGACCTGCGGTCCCGGGGGGGGCGGCCTAGCGCCATATGCGTCTCCTGAGTCGATGAAGTTATCACAACATAACCCGACATGGGGGGAGTTGACAGTCACGTTTCCAAACCGTACTGTACGGTCATTAAAATATAGGGAACGAGGCGAGAAACGCAAGCACGAATCCTTCGCAAGCAGTTTCCGCAAGGCATCACCGCGGAACAAAAGGATTTGGCTTCGGGACATGCGTGTGTCGCCCGCTCGACGGAATCCATAAAGGCCGCCGGTTGCGGGTGCCCGATTCAGGGCATGCGGGCAACTG
It contains:
- a CDS encoding TetR/AcrR family transcriptional regulator; the encoded protein is MALGRPPRDRRSEILEIAGPLFLEHGYQGTSMSRIASALGGSKGTLYAYFGSKEALFEAYMEDRVRVRGAAVFDLPPHADDLGEVLRLLGTRYINLITDQEPQAVLRLLYHEAPRFPEIGRIFYETCLLRGRRLLAAYLTRADALGVLRIPDAEVAAEHFLALCQSTVQMPVMLCVKTEVSDAEARNAVEAAVTVFLAAYAA
- the fdnG gene encoding formate dehydrogenase-N subunit alpha, with amino-acid sequence MKMNRRSFIKLAASGAVVTAFGGLGISLAPVAVHAEGLAIDKATLTTSVCCYCAVGCGLLVWTDPATGRTINIEGNPDHPTNEGTLCPKGSSIWQTTEQSQRITKVLYRAPGSDKWEEKSWDWALPRIARKIKDTRDASFEAVNDKGQPVNRTRAIASVGSAAIDNEEGWLLQAMHRSLGLVYLESHARIUHSSTVGALAESYGRGAMTNHWIDLKNSDVLLIMGSNAAENHPISFKWVTRAQQRGATLIHVDPRFTRTSAKADLYAPIRSGTDLVFFGGLIRHILDNELYFKQYVVDYTNAAYLVGPDYEFKDGLFSGFNPQTASYDRKKWAFVTDDKGVSLKDPTLKDPRCVLQVMRRHYARYDLKTVVNVTGMPEDKVLAVWNAFASTGKPDKAGTILYAMGQCQHTVGVQNIRALSMIQMLLGNIGIAGGGVNALRGESNVQGTTDIALLCDNLPGYLPIPRAIWADYDAYVKAGTPVTADPQSANWWSNLDKYAASLLKAMYPTADHKEAYTWLPKIDDTKVVEYSWLSLFERMYNGGFKGAFVWGQNPCAGGANAGKNRKGLTNLDWMVVVNLFENETSLFWKGPGVNPKDVKTEVFFLPACMSVEKDGSVANSGRWLQWREKSAKFMGDSMSDGDIVIRLFEEVRKLYKAEGGKHPQPILNLDTAYLKDGVYDASALAKRLNGTFMKDVTVAGKEWKAGQQVPGFAALQADGSTACGCWLFSGSYTEQGNMMARHDRTQTPEQAAIGLFPNWSYSWPANRRILYNRAGVDQTGKPFDPKRAVIAWTGEKWVGDVPDGGWKPGEKLPFIMIREGRGQLFGPGRVDGPLPEHYEPFESPLAGNPLSPQRVNPTALHFAHEEKAVRDPRFPYVCTTYRVTEQWQSGTMTRKTAWLKEMQPDGFCEMSRELAAELGVKNGEQVVLESVRGKVQVVAIVTPRLKPFTVMGETVHQVGIPWQFGWGQKKNATFDSANLLSPSVGDPNTGIPETKVFMVNVRKAQPGKQG
- a CDS encoding 4Fe-4S dicluster domain-containing protein; the encoded protein is MSENKGKTFFIDQTRCTACRGCQAACKQWKKLAADETVNTGSYQNPPDLNGHTFKLVRFNEVEVDGKLKWVFFPEQCRHCLEPPCKMMADAFIPDAIIQDEATGAVIYTEKTKDLDYQTIREACPYDIPRKEESTGLLTKCNMCIDRVRAGMLPACVKTCPTFTMHFGDRDEMLAIARARLAEVQKTSPAALLADSDLVRVLYLCEVHPSHYHHHMVADAGSGPDRIGPFSRRTLLAMRPLRMG